The proteins below come from a single Streptomyces spongiicola genomic window:
- the cbiQ gene encoding cobalt ECF transporter T component CbiQ has protein sequence MSNGHAHKLYRHGGSPVHLLPPHCKIAAALCFVLVVVSTPREAVWAFGLYALLLAVVAAAARVPAGFVLRRMVIEVPFVAFALLMPFLVPGERTEWLGVSLSVPGLWGAWNILAKGTLGVATSVLLASTTELRSLLLGLQRLRLPPLMVQIASFMVRYGDVVADEMRRMSIARRSRGFEARGVHHWGVLAKSAGALFIRSYERGERVHLAMVSRGYTGTMPVIDEVVASRAQWAYAAALPFSALAVCLLGWTL, from the coding sequence ATGAGCAACGGGCACGCGCACAAGCTGTACCGGCACGGGGGTTCACCGGTCCATCTGCTGCCGCCGCACTGCAAGATCGCCGCGGCCCTCTGCTTCGTGCTGGTCGTGGTCTCCACACCGCGCGAGGCGGTCTGGGCCTTCGGCCTGTACGCGCTGCTGCTGGCCGTCGTCGCCGCGGCGGCCCGTGTCCCGGCGGGCTTCGTGCTGCGCCGGATGGTGATCGAGGTCCCGTTCGTCGCCTTCGCGCTGCTGATGCCCTTCCTGGTGCCGGGCGAGCGCACCGAGTGGCTCGGGGTCTCGCTGTCCGTGCCGGGACTGTGGGGTGCCTGGAACATCCTCGCCAAGGGGACGCTGGGCGTCGCCACCTCCGTGCTCCTCGCCTCGACCACCGAGCTGCGCTCCCTGCTGCTCGGACTGCAGCGGCTGCGGCTGCCGCCGCTGATGGTGCAGATCGCCTCCTTCATGGTCCGCTACGGCGACGTCGTCGCCGACGAGATGCGGCGGATGTCCATCGCCCGCCGCTCACGGGGGTTCGAGGCCCGGGGCGTGCACCACTGGGGCGTGCTCGCGAAGTCCGCGGGCGCGCTGTTCATCCGCTCCTACGAACGCGGCGAGCGGGTGCATCTGGCCATGGTCAGCCGCGGCTACACCGGCACCATGCCCGTCATCGACGAGGTGGTCGCGTCCCGCGCGCAGTGGGCGTACGCCGCCGCACTCCCCTTCTCGGCACTCGCCGTCTGTCTGCTTGGCTGGACCCTATGA
- a CDS encoding energy-coupling factor ABC transporter permease, with product MHVPDGFIDLPVSAAAGVAAAAAVAVSLRGARRELGGTSHVGGYGGERTAPLAGLVAAFIFAVQMLNFPVAAGTSGHLLGGALAAILVGPYTGVLCISVVLLLQGVLFADGGLTALGVNILVMGVVTTVVAYTLFRALVRVLPRSRRSVTAATFVAALVSVPASAIAFTLLYAIGGTTDVPVGTVLGAMTGVHILIGLGEAAITALTVGTVLAVRPDLVHGARGLSAPLKLRVGGELVDTAPDTAPAPAASPRPVLLAGLAISLVLAGFVSFYASADPDGLERVAADKGIDTEVEDHAAADSPLADYGITGFDNARVSGGLAGAVGVGATLAVGTGVFLVVRRRRLDTTDAGRESVPS from the coding sequence ATGCATGTCCCCGACGGATTCATCGACCTCCCCGTCTCCGCCGCGGCCGGGGTCGCCGCGGCCGCTGCCGTCGCCGTGAGTCTGCGCGGTGCCCGGCGGGAACTCGGCGGTACCAGCCACGTCGGAGGCTACGGAGGAGAGCGGACCGCGCCGCTCGCGGGACTCGTCGCCGCGTTCATCTTCGCCGTCCAGATGCTCAACTTCCCCGTGGCGGCCGGAACCAGCGGCCATCTGCTGGGCGGCGCGCTGGCCGCGATCCTCGTCGGGCCGTACACGGGCGTGCTGTGCATATCCGTGGTCCTGCTGCTGCAGGGCGTCCTCTTCGCAGACGGCGGTCTCACGGCGCTCGGCGTCAACATCCTGGTCATGGGCGTGGTCACGACCGTCGTCGCCTACACCCTGTTCCGGGCCCTGGTGCGGGTACTGCCCCGCAGCCGCAGGTCGGTGACGGCCGCCACCTTCGTCGCGGCCCTGGTCTCCGTGCCGGCGTCCGCGATCGCCTTCACGCTGCTCTACGCGATCGGCGGCACCACCGACGTGCCCGTCGGCACTGTCCTGGGCGCGATGACCGGCGTCCATATCCTCATCGGCCTCGGCGAGGCCGCGATCACGGCGCTGACCGTCGGCACCGTCCTCGCCGTGCGGCCCGACCTCGTCCACGGCGCTCGCGGACTGTCCGCGCCGCTCAAACTGCGTGTGGGCGGCGAACTGGTCGACACCGCACCGGACACCGCGCCCGCGCCCGCCGCCTCCCCGCGTCCGGTGCTGCTCGCCGGTCTGGCGATCTCCCTGGTGCTGGCCGGCTTCGTCTCCTTCTACGCCTCCGCCGACCCCGACGGTCTGGAGAGGGTCGCGGCCGACAAGGGCATCGACACCGAGGTGGAGGACCACGCCGCCGCCGACTCCCCGCTCGCCGACTACGGCATCACGGGATTCGACAACGCCCGGGTCTCCGGCGGCCTCGCGGGAGCCGTCGGCGTCGGCGCGACGCTGGCGGTGGGCACCGGGGTCTTCCTCGTGGTCCGCCGGCGCCGCCTCGACACCACCGATGCGGGCAGGGAGTCCGTGCCGTCCTGA
- a CDS encoding SsgA family sporulation/cell division regulator — MSHHADSPSVVEHAKARIINDAPHYRSVPVALRYEPGGDADAVRCVFPGGTEWAFRRELLEAGLRAPARRGPVAVWPCGRAQVVVEFHSPDGVSVIQFDARPLVRFLHRTREEAVAPATRV, encoded by the coding sequence ATGTCTCACCATGCCGATAGTCCCTCTGTCGTAGAGCACGCCAAGGCCCGCATCATCAACGACGCCCCTCACTACCGGTCGGTACCGGTGGCCCTCCGCTACGAACCCGGCGGAGACGCCGACGCGGTCAGGTGCGTCTTCCCCGGCGGCACCGAGTGGGCTTTCCGCCGCGAACTCCTGGAGGCGGGCCTACGTGCACCGGCCCGCAGGGGTCCGGTGGCCGTGTGGCCCTGTGGCCGTGCCCAGGTGGTCGTCGAGTTCCATTCACCGGACGGGGTGTCGGTGATCCAGTTCGACGCCCGTCCCCTCGTACGTTTCCTGCACCGCACCCGCGAGGAGGCGGTCGCGCCCGCCACCCGGGTGTGA